In Turicibacter sanguinis, a genomic segment contains:
- the frr gene encoding ribosome recycling factor, which yields MPKNVLSNAEARMSKAIDSLKREFSVLRTGRASGALLDNIQVDYYGMPSPINQMAQVTVPEPRQLVVKPYDKSMLQAIERAINEANIGLTPNNDGEVIRLNVPALTEERRRELAKKVKGFAEDAKVAIRNVRRDANDELKKLQKNGEITEDALKGYTEDVQKLTDKKIKEVDATADEKEKDIMSI from the coding sequence ATGCCTAAAAATGTATTAAGTAACGCAGAAGCTCGTATGAGCAAAGCAATTGATTCTTTAAAACGTGAATTTTCAGTATTACGTACTGGACGTGCTAGTGGAGCTTTATTAGATAATATTCAAGTTGATTACTATGGAATGCCTTCACCAATTAATCAAATGGCACAAGTAACAGTACCAGAACCTCGTCAATTAGTGGTAAAACCATACGACAAATCAATGTTACAAGCAATTGAACGTGCAATCAATGAAGCGAACATCGGGTTAACTCCAAACAACGATGGGGAAGTCATTCGTTTAAATGTTCCGGCTTTAACAGAAGAACGTCGTCGTGAATTAGCGAAAAAAGTTAAAGGATTTGCAGAAGATGCGAAGGTTGCAATCCGTAATGTTCGTCGTGATGCAAATGATGAATTAAAAAAATTACAAAAAAATGGTGAAATTACTGAAGATGCATTAAAAGGTTACACTGAAGATGTACAAAAATTAACAGATAAAAAAATCAAAGAAGTTGATGCAACTGCAGACGAAAAAGAAAAAGATATCATGTCAATCTAA
- a CDS encoding GNAT family N-acetyltransferase — MFRFAEVGYLTDGEIDLILEKKVPANLEPFHVPAYHFKIKKHLTSVEIGKIDIRIGHNEMTFYGGNIGYEIYPPYQGHHYAAKACLIIKKIALLHGMTYVYISCLPENIPSNKTCQRLKTSWLGTYLIPFHNEMYLVGVRQINVYEWILNSNEGFRYV, encoded by the coding sequence ATGTTTAGGTTCGCTGAGGTTGGGTATTTAACAGATGGTGAGATTGATTTGATATTAGAAAAAAAAGTACCAGCAAATTTAGAACCTTTTCATGTGCCAGCATACCACTTTAAAATAAAAAAACATTTAACATCAGTTGAAATAGGAAAAATAGATATTAGGATTGGACATAATGAAATGACGTTTTATGGAGGAAATATTGGTTATGAAATTTATCCACCCTATCAAGGGCATCATTATGCAGCAAAAGCTTGTCTAATTATAAAAAAAATTGCCTTATTACATGGAATGACATATGTTTATATTAGTTGTTTACCTGAAAATATCCCATCTAATAAAACGTGTCAGCGATTAAAAACATCATGGCTTGGTACTTATTTGATACCATTTCATAATGAGATGTATTTAGTTGGAGTCAGACAAATTAATGTTTATGAATGGATTTTAAATTCAAATGAAGGATTTCGATATGTATAA
- a CDS encoding isoprenyl transferase: MFFKKKTKTQVSKEQILKAPLPQHIAIILDGNGRWAKKRGLPRTAGHQEGAMNVREITKLCGKLGVKALTVYAFSTENWKRPEEEVKFLMKLPLKFFDEFAPELIENDIRLKVIGNTEDLPTELQEKIRELSHQTKDNQTMTLTIALNYGSQDEIKQAVQQIAKEVKAGELKVEEITEDVIENHLMTHDLPPLDLMIRTSGEQRISNYLLWQLAYAELYFTSVAWPDFKENQLYEAIYDYQKRNRRFGGLTETK, from the coding sequence ATGTTCTTTAAAAAGAAAACGAAGACACAGGTAAGTAAAGAGCAGATTTTAAAAGCTCCTCTACCTCAACATATAGCGATCATTTTAGATGGCAATGGAAGATGGGCTAAAAAAAGAGGATTACCAAGAACAGCCGGTCATCAAGAAGGCGCGATGAATGTCCGAGAAATAACAAAGTTATGTGGGAAACTTGGTGTAAAAGCATTGACGGTCTATGCTTTTTCAACTGAAAATTGGAAACGCCCTGAAGAAGAAGTTAAATTTTTAATGAAACTTCCGTTAAAATTCTTTGATGAGTTTGCACCAGAATTAATCGAAAATGATATTAGATTAAAGGTCATTGGGAATACTGAAGACTTACCGACTGAATTACAAGAGAAAATTAGGGAATTATCACACCAAACAAAAGATAATCAAACGATGACATTAACTATTGCACTTAATTATGGTTCTCAGGATGAAATTAAACAAGCTGTTCAACAAATCGCTAAAGAAGTGAAGGCTGGAGAACTAAAGGTTGAAGAAATTACTGAAGATGTTATTGAAAATCATTTAATGACGCACGATTTGCCTCCTCTTGATTTAATGATTCGGACGAGTGGAGAGCAACGCATTAGTAATTATTTATTATGGCAGTTAGCTTATGCAGAGTTATATTTTACCTCTGTGGCATGGCCAGATTTTAA